One genomic window of Mesoplodon densirostris isolate mMesDen1 chromosome 14, mMesDen1 primary haplotype, whole genome shotgun sequence includes the following:
- the LOC132501882 gene encoding LOW QUALITY PROTEIN: E3 ubiquitin-protein ligase RNF138-like (The sequence of the model RefSeq protein was modified relative to this genomic sequence to represent the inferred CDS: deleted 2 bases in 1 codon), translated as MAEELSAATSYTEDEFYCPVCQEVLKTPVRTAACQHVFCRKCFLTAMRESGIHCPLCRGNVTRRERACPERALDLENIMRRFSGSCRCCAKQIKFYRMRHHYKSCKKYQDEYGVSSVIPNFQISQDSVGNSNRSETSTSDNTETYQENTSSSGHPTFKCPLCQESNFTRQRLLDHCNSNHLFQISVPVTCPICVSLPWGDPSQITRNFVSHLNQRHQFDYGEFVNLQLDEETQYQTAVEESFQVNI; from the exons ATGGCGGAGGAGCTCTCCGCGGCCACGTCCTACACCGAAGATGAATTCTACTGCCCCGTCTGTCAGGAGGTGCTCAAAACGCCCGTACGGACCGCGGCTTGTCAGCACGTTTTCTGTAGAAAATGTTTCCTGACTGCAATGAGAGAAAGCGGAATACATTGTCCCCTGTGTCGTGGAAACGTGACTAGAAGAGAGAGAGCATGTCCTGAACGGGCCTTAGACCTTGAAAATATCATGAGGAGATTTTCTGGTAGCTGCAGATGCTGTGCAAAACAGATTAAATTCTATCGCATGAGACATCATTACAAATCTTGTAAGAAGTACCAAGATGAATATGGTGTTTCTTCTGTCATTCCAAACTTTCAGATCTCTCAAGATTCAGTAGGGAACAGTAATAGGAGTGAAACATCCACATCTGATAACACAGAAACGTATCAAGAGAATACAAGTTCTTCTGGGCATCCCACCTTTAAGTGTCCCTTGTGTCAAGAATCAAATTTTACCAGACAGCGTTTACTGGATCACTGTAATAGTAATCACCTATTTCAGATA TCCGTTCCTGTGACATGTCCTATTTGTGTGTCTCTTCCTTGGGGAGATCCTAGCCAGATTACTAGAAATTTCGTTAGTCATCTAAATCAAAGACATCAGTTTGATTATGGAGAATTTGTGAATCTTCAGCTAGATGAGGAAACCCAATATCAAACTGCTGTTGAAGAATCTTTTCAGGTAAACATCTGA